The genomic interval TGTCCTATGTAAATATGACAGCCTATACTTGATTTTAACTTGTATCGAAAGATGCTACAAAATATCTAGAAGTGGAAGCTGCTAGTCTTATAAACATAGCATACACATTGAATTCTGTGTATAATTTACAAATCAACAATTAcgttgtatataaaatatttttccttttattcaaaatataaaaacagacgcactattaaaaattatttcaggatTTGAAAGCATACGTAGGAGtatatgcatttatttattttcaccaAAAAGTAATATTTCGGAGTGATAAAATCAAATCGTCTCTAACACTactatagatagatagatagatacctTTTATTCCTCCATTattgaagagcataacatattTACAGTATGACAAcaacaaacatataaacaaagacaaaaataaacaagataatattaagcattcaaacacatacatgtaataaatgagTATTCTTAAATAATATGCTATTAAAATGCTTAGATAACGAGATATCGTACATCAGGAAAAGAGTGTACGCTCAGCAATTACATTTCACTGTTAATGCGAatttatatatacacataaaaagTATGTAATAGGCTAAATTCAGCTTATATGTAAACACGTAATCTtttcataattcaaattataCGATTCACATTAGGCCTACTCCCTACTATTACCTAGAATGCAGATGTTTCCCATCTTATTTCTTATCTTATTTTCTTCTCAGAATAAATGATATAAGGAGtatattttgctattattttgacTGTAGAATATAACTTACCGACATGATACCATGTTCCGTCTATCTGACACTGTAATGGTCCACCACTATCTCCCTGTAATATATCAGCAAGTGTTCACGCACATATTTTCAACGAGCGAATTGTTTAAAGACATCTAACCAACACAGTTCAATTAACTACGTTATGCCACTgatataaaaatatcaactttgAATGTTGTTATCCTTAACAAAAAAGGTTCATTTTACttaaattatgtgaaaatgttgTGAGTAAAGTCTGTCATGCAGAGCCTCGAAACTGTGCACTGTATTTCCTCCAAGTCAGCCGGCATATTACGTGCACGTATATCATATCACTGGAAAACACTTTGAATGGTATGGTTAAATGTTTTAAGTGCACATGCCCGCAGCAGATAATAGTTGTTGTAATCCGCACTTTCTGTCAAAAAATTATGAATATAAAGTCACGTTCAGACATATTCTTCCGACAACAATGCGGATAGACCTACAATAAACAAAATAGACGGACGAATGGATTACCGTCATATGCTGTTACCATACCAACAAATcgaacttttaaaaattataatatttgaTGCATGTCAATGACATCGAAATAAAATCTAATTCGTTCGCATgcataaaatatacatgtgtatttaaGAAAGGAATCTGAGAAGAAGACCTACATTACACGAGTCGACACCCCCAGTTTCGAGACCTGCACATATCATATGGTCTGTCACTTGATTTTTGTACTCGCTGACAAGCGAACATGTCTTCTGGTCAATCAGCGGCACGTCGGCCACGTGCAGTGCATTCAGCTCCCTGCGCACTagaattaaaatgaacaaaaaaatattattctatcAATCTCGTCTATAATCTTGTTTCATTTCGTAAACAAGTCAATCTGACAATAACCTTTAGCTgcaaaaaaatatacagaatttacaATTCACCTTAACTGAATGTCTTAGTCTGTCGGTAAATTGTGTCAAACATAGCTAACGTTGTAAttgtcatttattattattattataccagatttatatagcgcccttttcatgataaacacgttcaaaggcgctttacagcaactgcagccacacagggcgcgaaatcatcctctactagtacagacacagagcgatctgaccagagggacagagtgagacaaagcccccacagagagatcagaaatcagatataggcttgtccggctaacttagcctagctcgttgcgaatagacagcctggttctttaacgtgcccagtgtatagcactgatacacgcaaggattgcctgggttcctgaccagtacacctgtCATTTAGTAATAACAATGTCCTTCCTTTTTAACTGAGTATTAtcattatgtatttcatttttcaatttaacTTAGAACTGAATAAATTGTCTTAAAATTTAGAAATGGCaactgaacatttttaaaaaagagttACGCGGCACGGTTGAGTTCGATTCCAGGCCGACGCACACATTACTTTGCGATGTTGGTTGGTCAATGACATCGTGGTGAAGTTTGAATATGTTTTCAAATTCATTGCTTCATTTGCAGTGTTACGAATTGTCTTTCTTGATTGAATTTGGATCAATAGCATCACTGTAAACGTCTTTCTTGTTTCTTTGAGAATATATTGTATCGCAGCGAATGACAAAACGGTGAATAAGTTTAGTCCGGTCTCCTCAGTTTGAACTACTATGtagtacatgtataacatatcTTTAACAAACAATTCTGTTGCTCCATTACAGTGATTGGTTTGTATTTGGTGACTGCTTTAGTCAATAAGGTTCCGTTGAAACACGTCTAAGATCTTGACAAATGTCCTGTTTTGTGAAAATGAATACAACTTACAATCTTCCTATACTGAATGACATAAGCTTTTCACtcaaatgttttaaacatagcTATCGTAATAAAGTTGTTATTTTCTGGACACTAATCAAAACGTCCCTCATTTTAAGTTAATTCTAATCATAATGTACTTCAGTTGGACTTGAAATAGTCAAATTTCAATTACTAtctttgaaaacataaaacaaactatCGTCGATTATACATGTCTAAACAATTTGTCCTAAAAAAGTATTTGGCAGAGCCATTTAACATAAGTTTACTCAACATTATTGAAAGTAAACTACATGTACCATCAACAATTTCGTTTCAAGGTTTGAAGCATGTCCTGTATTGATACATTCAAACCAATCTGATCATTATGTACTATGAAATCATATATTTCGTGGGCATGTTATTTCGTAGTTTCGAACGTTTCTATTCACAACAATGTCGGACTTGGGTCGCTGGTTTTGTCAGAGAGTGAAAGAATAGTGAATCTCGTTTAAGATACTGACAAATGTCTTTCATTCATGCAAGCAAACAAACTTTATAAGAATATAAAACGGAAAacgcaacaaaataaataaataaataaataaataaatacgggACTTATTATTTGCCTTTACTGAATGACTTAAGCATGCCACTAAATATATTTGAACAGAGCTTAATGTACTCGTTGTAGCTTTCATTAAATATGgatcttcagttttttttttgcattgattATAATTTAATGCGAATCTTCTTCTTTCACTTAAGACTTAAACAAATTGCCTGAAAATGGCAATTGGATATCTTCAATTGCGTCGGTGGTGTAAAGGTTAGCATGGTTGCCTTCCAAGCAgtcgatccgggttcgattcccggccgacGCACACACATTTTGTcaacattttacataattatgcattttgAACTTTATAAGGCTGTGAAGCTGGTTGGTGAGATGCATAGAATTCCCTTTATGTTTGAATCAGCACTAAATTGCATCGTGGTGAATTTTTGTatgagttttcaaatttattgctAGATTTGCGAAGTAGGGCATGAGTTGAAGTTCTTATTTGAATTCGCATCAATTCCATTACTACGAAAAGTGGATGAATTCTAAAGTTTACTGCTTGATTTGCGGATTTAGGTGGTAAAGCGCGTGTCGTCTTTCTTGTTTGTTTCTTTAAGAATCAACTGTGCTTTAGTTTAGTTTTGTCTTGTACTTTTCAACTGCTCTATATGTACTCGTTGTAGCTTTCATTAAATCTGGATCGTTCAGTTTTTTTCACTGATTACAATTTTATGCGAATCTTCTTCTTTCACTTAAGACTCAAACAAACTGCCGGGAAAATGGCAATTGGATATCTTCAATAGCGTCGGTGGTGTAAAGGTTAGCATGGTTGCCTTCCAAGCAgtcgatccgggttcgattcccggccgacGCATGCACTTTTTGCCAACATTGACATAGTATAAAATATATCTAACAAACGTTTCTTTTCGCCTATTACAGTGAGTGGTTATTATCGCcagtttgtttaagaaaaaattgATTGAAtttcgtttcaagttttcaaGCATGTCCTGTATTGATAAGTAAACCAATCTGATCATTATGTGCTAAGAAATCATATATTTCGTGGGCATGTTATTTCGTGGTTTTGACCGACATTTCTGATTAGTGGGGGAAATGATGCTTTAATTAATGTAATCATATTGTCTTCTCCTTTTGACTATTTAAAAAATagtatatctcatccagtgatttgtcgttgaataaatcattgtttggagttcagatgcgaaggaattatatcaagaggacgcagcccgagtgataaaataatacgcatctgaacgacaaacaatgatttattcaagagcaaatcactaaatgagatatattatttcgattctaacacgttaccaaggattcttgacgacattcattaaatatttgcccgttttcaatcggtttcttttccagcgcgccgctatgccgtttgacgccatgacgtaataattgtgacgtcagaacagtgaactgttgtgtaataattcactgttttcagccttctttgtttaataggaaaatgaatcggatcgtgttagaatgtatgGTTTAACGAACGTTTCTATTCACAACAATGTCGAACTTGGGTCGCTGGTTTTGTCAGAGAGTGAAAGAATAGTGAATCTCGTTTAAGATACTGACAAATGTCTTTCACTCATGCAAGCAAACAAACTTTATAAGAATATAAAACGGAAAacgcaacaaaataaataaataaataaataaatacgggACTTATTATTTGCCTTTACTGAAtgacttaaggacgtatgctagaatttggtgcgaaaattttcccaataacagaatttcttcaaactttggatattgaaggacaatcatctaagaaacaaaaaaaatgcaataaaaatcataggtcaccggtatcaaaaaagagttatctgcccttgaaaacggcatttccccccaaaatgacgttttcaagggcagataactcttttttgatatcggtgacctatgatttttattgcatatttttgtttcttagatgattgtccctaaatatccaaagtttaaaaaaattcttttattgggaaaattttccccCACCCTTTATACAGGTAATTTGCATACCCCCTTTAAGCTCCCACTAAATATTTTTGAACAGAccctattttcttttaaaagggccttcattttttttgcttgttaaattttaaatgcGAATTTCTTCTTTCCCTTAAGACAAAACAATTCCCTGAAAAATGGAAAATTGGTTTTTTAATTGCGTCGGTGGTGTAAATTTAGCTGGTTGCCTTCCAAGCTCGACCGGGTTTCGTTTCCCCCGGCCGACGCccctttttgtaacattttactttttatcttttgaaCTTTTAAAAGTTGTGAAGCTGGTTGGTGAGATGATAGAATTCCCTTTAGTTTGAATCAACACTAAATTGCTCGTGGTAATTTTTTGtatggttttaaaatttattgtagATTTGCGGAGGGGGCTGATTTTAAGTTCATATTTGAAATTGCATAAATTTCccaattactacaaaaatggaTGATTTCTAAAGTTTATGTTGATTTGCGGATTTGGGTGGAAAGCGGTgtctctttttgtttttttctttaagaaTCAACGgctttgtttagttttgttttgtacttttcaATGCTCATATGTACTCGTtgtagtttctttaaaatctggatcgttcagtttttttttcatgattacaATTTTATGCGAATTTTCTTCTTTCACTTAAGATTAAACAAACTGGGGGAAAATGGCAATTAATTAATCAATAGCGGGTGGTGAAAAGGTTAGCAGGGTTTGCCTTCCCAAAGCAGTcgacccgggttcgattcccggcgacCTGCACTTTTTGCCAAACATTGACTagttaaaatatatcaaacaaatttcTTTTCGTATACAGTGAGTGGTTATTTccccagtttttttaaaaaaaaattgtgaatttCTTTTCAAGTTTTCAGCTTTTCCGTTTGATAAGTAAACCAATCTGATCTTTTGTgctaagaaaaaattttttttgtggacatgTTATTTGTGGTTTGGGGGGCATTTGATTAGTGGGGGAAATGATGCTTAATTATTCATATTGTCTTTCCTTTTGACTATTGAGGGTTTTAAACGAAGTTTCTAATTCAAAAAATGTTCCGACTGGGGTCGCTGGTTTTTTGCAGAGGTGAAGAATGGGAAAACCTTTAAGAACtgaaaaaatgtcttttatcatgcAGCAAAAAAACTTGATaagtttaaaaaatggaaaacacaacaaaaaaaaaataaaaaaataaataaatgcggGCTTATTATTTGCCTTTCTAAATCTTAAGATCCACAAAATAGTTTTGGACAAGCTTAATGTATCTTGTAGTTTTTAAACTGGATCGCAaagtttttttgttattgtttataatttaatgcaattttcttctttcatttttaagattttaaaacaaattgcctGAAAAATGGAAATTTGGATATCTTCAATTGGTTCGGTGGTGTAAAGGTTGCAGGTTGCTTCCCAAAGCAGTCGCCCGGGGGTTTCGTTTCCCCGGGCCCGATGCACTTTTTGCCAACATTGACATAGTATAAAATATATCTAACAAACGTTCTTTTCGCCTATTTACAGTGAGTGTTttccgccattttttttttaaaaaaaaattgattaaatttcGTTTCAATTTTTCAGTTTCCCGTATTGAAAAGTAAACCAATTgacaaaaagtgcaaaaaaattttatatttcgtgGACTGTTATTTCGTGGTTTTGAGCACATTTCTGATTAGGGGGGGAATGATGCTTTAATGTAATCATATTGTTTCCCCTTTTGACTATTTTTGGAAAAACGAACGTTTTAATTCACAAAAAATTTTCCCGACTTGGGTCGCTGGTTTTGTCAGAGAGTGAAAGAAATGAAATCTTTTAAaagaactgaaaatgtttttttactcAGCAGTCAAACAAACTTGATAGAATTAAAAtggaaaacccccaaaaaataaaaaaaaataaaatgcggGACTTATTATTTGCCTTTACTGAATGACAAAGCATCCACAAATAGTTTTGGACAGGCTTAATGTACTCTTTGTAGCTTTAAAAAActgaagtttttttgtttttgattaaaaaaatgcgAATTTCTTCTtatttaaagattaaaaattttGCCTGAAAAATGGCAACGGTTTTCTAAATTTGGGGGTGGGTAAGGTTAGCATGGTTGCCCCCCAAGCGTCGTCCGGGGTTCTTTCCCCCGGCCGACCCCAAAACCCCTTTTGTCAACTTTTAATAACAAAACTATGTTTTTGATTTAAAAGCGTGAGTGGTTGGTGAATGCAAGAATTCCTTTAGTTTGAAACGCCCAAAATTTGATCGTGGTGAATTTTTGTATGGTTttcaaattttgcaattttgggGGAGTGGGGCATGAGTtaagttaaatttttaaattcgCAAAAATCATTACACGAAAAGGGTGTTTAAAAGTTTTACTGCTTGATTTGGGGATTTGGGGGTAAAGGCGTGTcgtctttcttgttttttaagaatcAATGTGCTTTAGTTTATTTTGTCTTGCACTTTTAAACTGCCTTATGAACTGTTGTAGCTTTTTTAAATCTGGatctttcagttttttttttcactgattaaaatttatgaaattttcttCTTTCACTTAAGAAAACAAATGCGGAAAAATGGCTTTGGGTATTGCTGCTTTTTCAAGTGTTTTAAATTTCTGCTTTGTTTTGAGGAGTTAggtgtttttcttgttttgtgtcaaaaaaatgtgtttttgcttTAGTTTTCcctttgacttttaaaatttcgttatattaaaaatattttaaacaaacttttcttttcgcCTACCACAGTGCTGGTTTTTTATCGCTGggtcaaatttaaattaattagtctaaaaacaaaaattgttcatTTCATAGATAAAACCTTTTTGATAGATTTAACCTGTTccaattaattttcaattttcgaTTCACGACCGACCAAATCCGTTTGCCGTATTTAAGTGTGCGTTTTGAATTTTTAGAAACCAATTCAAAGTTTGGGTCTGGACTCACAAGTTTTCCTTCTTTTAAAATCGATTTAATTTTCCTGTAAATTTTTTTAACGACTTTCGAAGTTTATTGCTTGAATTGCGATGTGGAATGATGCCCTTCTTGTTCGAATTCGCATCAGTTTAATGAATTATATgagtttttaagttttatttttgatatgcgaATTTGAGTTGTGTTTTGTCTCTTATGAAAAAAGTTTACCCGGCGAAGACAAAACCgtgtttaaattttagttttgaatTCCGTTTCACTGctataaattttaacaaatgtatcTTGTGAGATTACGTCGGCTCATTTGCGCCGCTGGCTTTGCATGTGACATTTTATTGAGTCTTGTCCAAAATCTTGACAactattccctttttttttacaaaacaatctttcatataaaaaactgaaaaaaaaaattttaactgaaCCTTTAATTTCCCATTTACTGAATGGCCAAGCCTGtcgaaaaaacaaaattaaaatatccGAAAAAACATCGAACTGCTttgatttaaaaatgccctcgttttaattttacaaataaatcagactgatacagtgttttttttttttttaactttaaattgaataaattgtttaaaaatggaaatttcaatagcatttataattttcttttgcGTCGGGGTAAAgtctgcagttttttttttccaccAGCAGTTTCCGGGTCTATTCTGGGCCCGAACCAGGCTTTTTCCCGACATTTGGTATAAGTTTTGAATTTTGTAATTTAACGGGGGTTTGGGTTTTGGGAAGACGCTAGAGAATTCACTCATTTAAATCGGGGTGAATTTTAAAAAACGCTGGGTGAAAGGGGCCCAGTCAAtttccctttcttttttttaatccGCCATTAGGttttaaatgaatgaaatttcATCTCGACGTTTTGTCCTCTTGTTTCTttggaaaatatatattaaatttattcatGTATTGTATCGCTGCGATTGACTAAAGATGCAATTTCATTTCGTCTTGTCTTTGTCTCCTTTTCACTGCTTTATTGCCTAATAAACATTTCTTTTCGCCAATAACATACATGTagattaaagccctgctccgcgtctattcaaattctattgtggtATGCAACCCCTGATTAAAAAGGAAcattaacggccacgcgccacattTTAGCACCAAAAAACACAggttttttatatgaattttatataaaaattgactATTTGACGGCGCACTGTTCTATAAAGATTTTCTGTTTTTTCAGTGcagtttaaggttaaaaggtaggactggagcaggccTTTAAATTGTATCGAACTTTGTGAAATTTTACTGAATCTAGTCTAAACTGTTGACAAATGGTGCCAACCAAGCAGTCGACCCAGGTTTGTCTCAGTAAACAGTCTCCCGAGGCTCGGGCCACAAATTTATCATGTCTCCACCTTTTATTgagataaatttgataaattgaGATGTAATATCTTTTTAGGAAGTTGTATCAATCGTGACTTTGTATATGAAATATTCCCCGGGGAAACATCTTTTTTGAAAGGCTTGAAATTTTTtgactttttcccttttttacaattttgttttaaaagcgCGGTGGTGTAAAGGTTGCAGGGTTTCCCTTCCAGCgtcgatccgggttcgattccggCCGACGCACATGCTTTTGAGAAATAATTTTTGTCGAAGAACGAACGCATCTGCTTTGGATATTCCTTCGCCTCTGGACAGAGTACCAAGTGTTTCGACGCACAAAATGAcgatgcaaaaaaataaaatttttaatcttACCGTCTGTTGTTCAGAAATTCCGTACCCGGTTTAAAGTACATCATTTCCGGTTGTGCGGTCCGTCACGTGATCAGAATCCTCACAAGGCACACGGTGAAGCAGATTGTTAAACCCCAACAGGCCGATCCAACTTTTTTGGCAATATCATTATGAACCTGAAATCTAAAGAAACGTCGTTGAACCCGGGTGTTTTTTGAGATTAAGATGGCCCGAACTTGCTCGTCTCCGTTTCGGAAAGCAGATGCTTGTTTTCCCCCCAAATGTAATGTCCATGTCGAGGGAAGGGAAAAGggcctgaaataaaaatatgcattgaatttttttaatgaaaaaatgtaatacaACCCCAAAAGGTAGacaaatttttgcaaaaatgtaaattttttaaaagcaaaattttgCCACGGGACTGGTGGTGTTTAGGGGAGTTTTAACGAAACTTTGGGTTTAAAAAACGTAGCTTCATTTGTAATTTTACTAAAAGATTTTTAAGAAGATTAGAATTTTGAAAGAAGTAAAGAAagctttttttttggttaaaacaagAACCAGCCAAAAACCAGatactaaaaaaaaacatgtgttaaacCAAACCTGAATTtgcttaaaaaaaatatgatttgcAATTTAAAGATATGTTACCCCCCATGGCCCAATTACTAGAAAAAAGTCGGTTTTGGTTATTACACCCATAAATGATCTTtcgattttggaaaaaaacagaaattgaaaaacaagaaaaGGGGAAAATGTGGGAAAACAATACACCTACCCGCTAAAACAGTGAGCTGCAGTGAGACCCACGTGTCGAAAGTGTACCAGCGCCCCGGGATTTATAACGTAGAGTACGGGGGACCCTGTAAATGCGAAAAAATTTTTGTGATCACTGTCATTttcttgtttattcttttttttttcttcgcaTTGAATTTAATGCGTATGGATTGGCTCACAGACAGCTTCAAACCAAAGATGGAAAGATAGTATTTTTggagataaaaattttaaaactgagaACGGGCTTTGGGTTTTTCTCTCATCCTATGGCGGTTTTTTTTCCATCAAAATGGGTTTTGGAGGgcaaaaataaaaagtgaaaacccTTTTTTCACCGTAGACCAAAAAGAAGtcacaaaaaaaatgattttgttaattttccCCTGTTTTTTAATGGATTAAATATTCCTGTTCAACGGTATTAAAAATTCGAAATTgccctttaaaattttcaaatcatacCATCCATGGGGTAGGATCAGTTGGTTAAATTCCACCAATCCACCATAGCGGATTTCTGGTCGGGGGTGCTGTTTACCCACACCCTTGCAGATCCAAGGAACTCCCCCCAGATTTTTTTGTTGTCTATACAATTGGTAATCCCCTGGGGGTTTCCAGCTCTAGGAATGCCAGACCGCTCCCTGAGGGCCAGAGTGCGGATTATGAGACTCGAATCTAGGTTTGGATGGGTTTTGTGACTGGTGGTACATGGCCGCGTTATCCAAGGGGGGATACCTCCGGGTCCGCTAGTAATAAAGGAAAAATTTTGTTAGCCTTCAAAAAATATCCCCAACAAAcgcttttttgaaaaaattgtaaGTAATTTTCCCTTTTATCAAATGCCTGCTCtcttttatggaaaaaaatcaaaaaggagGCTATTCTGACCCCTTGCATTTCCTTGACTGATAATATAGTCCAGATTAAAGCTGAAAACATGAAACGatgtggggtggggggaggggggggggggggggggggggggtttggggaaaaaacttcaaaaaattttccctttggaTTTTCGCGTTTTCTTTCTGGCCGATTAACCCAAAGAGTCAAAAATTTTTGGAAAGTGATTCGAATTTTCCCCAAGACGCGctgttatatttacttttttaatggAAGTTAGTTTCTgatacaaaatcaaagaaaaacgtttcaaTATTCACGCGTATTTCGAATTGCGCGTTCCTTTTCTGGATGTTGAATAACAGCATTTGATATCacacaaaaaagaaatgaaaacattacAAATACTCTAAAATATCTTATAACTGAACCGGATAACGATTGTTTCGTATTTGACAATGACATTCTAAGaagtaaatgatttttaaaaaaatcttaaggtGTGAAAGCATTTTTTTCCCAATGAACATACCAAAGCCGTTTGATAAAAAGTaatcccaaacaaaaaaaatgtaacgaaacattttttaaaatttaacctgTAAGACGTTGCTTTTTTAATAATATTACCCCTCCTAATTAAACTGCAAAAATCACGAAAAACTGGACCGTGAGTCACAAAAAAACTGGACAGTTCTTTGTACAGGGGGTTCATTTGATCTATGCCCAAACCGTTTGCTTTTTCCCCtgaaactaaaaaatttttttttaaacgtttgtaaatatttgaatgattttctttCCGTTAGCGAAGGGTTAATGGCATTGGACGCTTGGGTAATACACCAGCTTAAGTTAAGAATATCGGGTCTGCATCACTCAGTATAAATAACGAAATGGTTCCTTCCCATTACGATAGTGGGTTTTCCGGGggtttttttacagaaaatgttttgttagataagtgaaaaatatatacaatttaaaaaactttaaaaaaaatttttaaaacaaacaaaataaactgtTGACTTTTGTCGTGATTGGAAACATTGCAGAAAGGGTTTATAAGCTTTATCAATGAATCCTTggattactttaaaaaaattggggaaaTTTGAACTACCAATTTTATCTAATTTTTGATAGtgatataaattttttaaaaacccacgTTATTGTTATGTAACAACaaccattttttttattacacaaaaacattttggaaatttaaaatttatatttcgtTGAAACATAATGTAAAAAGTAGCTCTGATGAATTACCATTACACCGCCTCCTGAACAACAGAGACCTTCACAACAAAGCTTCAAATTTGCTAGGTTTATTTTAACTTCGAAGGACTGTAGATAGAGGGGGGTCGGGCGTACCCATTGGTTTATattaaaagcatttgaaaaaattgaaatgtttacAAGACACCTTTCATTCACAACTCTATGATAAGACCCTGATAATACCACTTCATTTATATAAGGTTCGAAACGAACGACGTATTTATAAAAAATTACAGAATGGCCTAATTTGAGAAATTTATTTGGTTTAACTTCCTTCGGTTATTGTAGGAATTTCATTTAGACTCCGTGCACCAACCCCCACCCGATTAAACTTATTTTGAGGCttgaaaaaaaggggaaattttaagaaaaaaatcggtttaat from Mercenaria mercenaria strain notata chromosome 2, MADL_Memer_1, whole genome shotgun sequence carries:
- the LOC123562944 gene encoding serine protease 41-like, translating into MAENTHLRRELNALHVADVPLIDQKTCSLVSEYKNQVTDHMICAGLETGGVDSCNGDSGGPLQCQIDGTWYHVGITSWGADECAEPRKPGVYTDVSKYTDWIYTQIFSDNTDRNA